One Paenibacillus sp. FSL W8-0186 genomic window carries:
- a CDS encoding MFS transporter, producing the protein MEKTKSRKLNISFQSDIELTEPTKSKDTSTKSDNGSKGRIWEFIALATIPIVLVFGNSMLVPVLPVMQRELGISKFQSSLIISIFSLAAGVFIPVIGYLSDRFGRKVIIVPALIIYGGAGILAGFGAIWDSYAVIIAARAIQGLAAAGTAPIAMALVGDLYDGGTESKALGLIEASNGTGKVLSPIIGSLLVLIVWYASFFAFPVFCALSLLAVIFLIKEPKQNEKNELSKYIKKIGQIFREKGKWLITAFFAGSLGLFILFGVLFYLSNILEEKPYNIDGVMKGLVLAIPLLGMVITSYTTGSLIKKNGKLMRWLMNIGLVAMTLSLAATLFFLKNIYVFIGLLTVSSIGTGLLLPCLNTMITGAIQKSERGMITSLYNSLRFLGVAAGPPLFGWMMDKSDSLVFITVSILSLGTLCFVFFLIKPPPQID; encoded by the coding sequence ATGGAAAAAACAAAATCGCGAAAGCTGAATATTAGCTTCCAGAGCGACATAGAACTGACAGAACCTACGAAATCAAAGGACACGTCGACAAAATCAGATAACGGCTCAAAAGGACGCATCTGGGAGTTTATTGCGCTTGCCACGATCCCTATCGTACTCGTTTTCGGCAATTCCATGCTGGTACCGGTTCTCCCCGTAATGCAAAGAGAGCTTGGAATCAGTAAATTCCAAAGCAGTTTAATCATATCTATTTTTTCTTTGGCTGCAGGAGTTTTCATTCCGGTGATCGGCTATCTGTCCGATCGTTTTGGCCGAAAGGTCATTATTGTGCCCGCCCTAATCATTTATGGGGGAGCCGGAATCTTGGCCGGGTTTGGTGCCATCTGGGACTCCTATGCGGTTATCATTGCCGCCAGAGCGATTCAGGGTCTTGCTGCAGCAGGAACGGCACCGATTGCTATGGCGCTCGTAGGTGATTTATACGATGGGGGGACGGAGAGCAAGGCACTTGGTTTGATCGAGGCATCGAACGGGACGGGAAAAGTTCTTAGTCCGATCATCGGTTCCCTGCTTGTTTTGATCGTCTGGTATGCCTCATTTTTCGCCTTTCCTGTATTTTGCGCTTTGTCTCTGTTAGCCGTGATCTTTCTGATCAAAGAACCGAAACAGAACGAAAAGAACGAGTTATCAAAATACATTAAAAAAATTGGACAAATATTCAGGGAAAAAGGGAAATGGCTCATCACTGCATTTTTCGCAGGTTCGTTAGGACTCTTTATATTGTTTGGGGTGCTTTTTTACTTATCTAATATTCTTGAGGAGAAACCTTACAATATCGATGGAGTCATGAAAGGTTTGGTACTGGCCATTCCCTTATTAGGTATGGTCATTACTTCATATACCACGGGAAGCCTGATTAAAAAAAATGGCAAATTAATGCGATGGCTTATGAATATCGGGTTGGTTGCCATGACGCTTTCTCTTGCTGCCACCTTGTTCTTTTTAAAAAATATATATGTATTTATCGGGTTGCTAACGGTTAGCAGCATTGGAACCGGCCTGCTCCTCCCCTGCTTAAATACGATGATCACCGGTGCGATTCAGAAAAGTGAACGGGGGATGATCACGTCCCTATATAACAGCTTGCGATTTTTGGGTGTAGCGGCGGGCCCCCCATTATTCGGCTGGATGATGGATAAGTCCGATAGCCTGGTTTTTATAACGGTTTCCATACTATCGCTTGGAACCCTTTGTTTTGTATTTTTTTTAATCAAACCCCCTCCTCAAATTGATTAA
- a CDS encoding phosphosulfolactate synthase, which yields MRRIQMKSSLHEIWPTELSDPCGFRKPSVLDSTNETHLVSSRGHTMVIDKGLGRNSFMDLMETGSNYIDCVKFGFGTAPLYNTELLLYKINLAKLHGVTVMPGGTLLETAVQQDVVPDFFNTICNLGFNGVEVSDGTIELSRDKRTELIQEGKKYGLKVFTEYGKKLSGSLIDAAVLADMLEADLKAGAELLTIEARESGMGVGVFDEHGECRLNLLDDVLKFVTDTDKLIWEAPLKSQQVLFLNKFGPNANLGNIFPGDILSLETLRRGLRQDTFTFGVRTKKEKEKEYFYVI from the coding sequence TTGAGGAGAATCCAGATGAAAAGTTCCTTACATGAAATTTGGCCAACAGAATTAAGTGACCCGTGCGGATTTCGTAAACCATCTGTACTTGATAGCACGAACGAAACACACCTTGTTTCTAGTCGGGGACATACGATGGTTATCGATAAGGGTCTTGGCAGAAACTCATTTATGGATCTGATGGAGACAGGTTCAAACTATATCGATTGTGTGAAATTTGGATTTGGAACGGCCCCGCTCTATAATACTGAATTGCTGCTCTATAAAATCAACTTGGCCAAACTGCATGGGGTCACGGTTATGCCGGGCGGCACGTTATTGGAGACGGCCGTACAGCAAGACGTAGTCCCGGATTTCTTCAACACCATATGCAATCTCGGTTTTAATGGTGTTGAAGTATCGGATGGTACGATTGAACTCTCCCGCGATAAACGTACGGAATTGATCCAAGAAGGCAAAAAGTATGGCCTAAAGGTCTTTACGGAATACGGAAAAAAATTGTCGGGATCACTTATAGATGCAGCCGTGCTGGCCGATATGCTAGAGGCCGATCTGAAGGCAGGGGCAGAGCTACTAACGATTGAAGCTCGTGAGTCAGGCATGGGGGTCGGCGTTTTCGATGAACATGGTGAATGCCGGTTGAATCTTCTGGATGATGTGCTGAAGTTTGTAACGGATACGGATAAATTGATATGGGAAGCGCCTTTAAAGAGTCAGCAGGTGCTGTTTCTGAACAAATTCGGCCCTAACGCCAATTTAGGGAATATCTTTCCAGGCGATATTCTTTCTCTTGAAACGCTGCGGCGAGGACTCCGTCAGGATACTTTTACCTTTGGGGTCAGAACGAAAAAAGAAAAGGAAAAGGAATATTTTTATGTGATTTAA
- a CDS encoding RNA 2'-phosphotransferase produces MRQGKQDVELGRFLSLILRHNPGVVGIKLDANGWADVKELLTGLHRAGRIVDMNTLERIVRENSKQRYSFNEDHSKIRANQGHSLAVDVELKVEAPPEYLYHGTAAQSVDSIRMQGITKQSRQHVHLTSERETATRVGGRHGKPVVLKVRAGAMHRDGFIFYRSENQVWLCDHVPWEYIVK; encoded by the coding sequence ATGAGACAAGGTAAACAAGATGTTGAGCTGGGTCGTTTCCTGAGCCTGATCCTGCGTCATAATCCCGGAGTGGTGGGGATCAAGCTTGATGCGAACGGCTGGGCGGATGTCAAGGAATTGCTTACAGGTCTGCACCGTGCGGGGCGTATCGTGGATATGAATACCCTGGAGCGGATTGTACGAGAGAATAGCAAACAGCGCTATAGTTTTAATGAAGACCACAGCAAAATTCGTGCCAATCAAGGCCACTCCCTTGCTGTAGATGTAGAACTTAAAGTAGAGGCTCCGCCAGAATACTTATACCATGGTACCGCAGCGCAATCCGTTGACAGTATTCGCATGCAGGGAATTACAAAACAATCCCGTCAGCATGTACATCTCACCTCGGAGAGGGAGACAGCCACCCGCGTGGGCGGCCGTCATGGCAAGCCGGTTGTTTTGAAAGTTCGGGCAGGAGCTATGCATCGGGATGGATTTATTTTTTACCGGTCGGAAAATCAGGTATGGTTATGTGATCATGTACCGTGGGAGTACATCGTTAAGTAA
- a CDS encoding fused MFS/spermidine synthase, translating into MKLLYKTFSQGHEVAVYEAVELDGEKGTFRVLQFSEEAVQGAMDMANPERVVLEYPRAICHLMEYNQPSFERVFLIGHGIGTLSRHFADKTFDVAELDQAVVDISQEWFGYSKDNVKVGDGRVLLENEPLHVYDYVVLDAFSPKGTPNHLLSSEFFHMAASKLGHHGSLIMNLMGRGEQDQWMNAIHSTLGEVFPYTKCFALPVEGDRDLRNIIMMGSKQNIHYQLRHMAGFIEFEAGQGYIIYDRS; encoded by the coding sequence TTGAAATTGTTGTATAAAACCTTCAGCCAAGGTCATGAGGTTGCCGTATATGAAGCAGTAGAATTGGATGGAGAGAAAGGGACTTTTCGTGTGCTGCAGTTTTCAGAAGAGGCGGTACAAGGGGCGATGGATATGGCTAATCCGGAGCGTGTCGTGCTGGAATACCCCCGGGCAATCTGTCATCTGATGGAATATAACCAACCCTCATTTGAACGTGTATTTCTGATTGGACATGGGATTGGCACACTCTCTAGACACTTTGCGGACAAAACGTTTGATGTGGCGGAGTTGGATCAAGCGGTCGTAGATATTAGCCAGGAGTGGTTTGGATATTCCAAAGATAATGTGAAGGTTGGCGATGGTCGAGTTCTGTTGGAGAACGAACCTCTGCATGTCTATGATTATGTCGTCTTGGATGCATTTTCACCTAAGGGGACGCCTAACCATCTTCTGTCCAGCGAGTTCTTTCATATGGCTGCAAGCAAGCTGGGGCACCACGGTTCGCTAATCATGAACCTCATGGGCAGGGGCGAGCAGGATCAATGGATGAATGCGATACATAGCACGCTTGGCGAAGTGTTTCCTTATACGAAGTGTTTTGCCTTGCCCGTTGAAGGGGACAGGGATCTCCGCAATATTATTATGATGGGCAGCAAACAAAACATCCATTATCAACTTCGGCATATGGCGGGATTTATCGAGTTCGAGGCTGGGCAGGGTTATATTATTTATGACCGTAGTTGA
- a CDS encoding LysR family transcriptional regulator — MELLQLRYFRTVARMEHMTKAAEELCIAQPALSKTISRLEENVGVPLFDRHGGRIRLNAFGKAFLDKVEKALALLEEGKKEVSELAGLEQGSIHLATSTLDRLSDALGEFLALHPEVNFRITQASMEEMAHLVETGEVDMCFTPLPIDRPDISTASVLKEDVYLAVPQGHRFAGRKSIRLSELAEDPFIGYKEGFPVQKMNDLLFQEAGITPNFVCRVDEPAGIASLVRAGLGVALVGNCGGSGSPLNLLRIEFPVCQRNFQIAWHEKRYLSLAARKFRDFLIGYFDKSVKAG; from the coding sequence ATGGAGCTGCTGCAGTTGAGGTATTTTCGAACGGTGGCCCGGATGGAGCACATGACGAAGGCTGCGGAGGAGCTGTGCATCGCGCAGCCTGCGCTGAGCAAGACGATTTCAAGACTGGAGGAAAACGTTGGGGTTCCACTGTTCGACCGGCACGGAGGGCGGATTCGCCTGAATGCGTTCGGTAAAGCTTTTCTCGACAAAGTTGAGAAGGCCCTCGCCCTATTGGAAGAAGGAAAGAAAGAAGTGTCCGAACTGGCTGGACTCGAACAAGGGAGCATTCACCTCGCGACATCAACGCTGGACAGGTTATCAGATGCACTTGGCGAATTTCTAGCGCTTCATCCGGAAGTCAACTTTCGGATTACACAGGCTTCGATGGAGGAAATGGCGCATTTGGTGGAGACAGGCGAGGTTGACATGTGCTTCACGCCGCTGCCAATCGATCGTCCTGACATTAGCACGGCGTCTGTTTTGAAGGAAGATGTTTATTTGGCTGTCCCCCAAGGACACCGCTTTGCCGGGAGAAAGAGCATCCGCTTGAGTGAACTGGCGGAGGACCCGTTTATCGGGTACAAGGAAGGGTTTCCTGTTCAGAAAATGAACGATTTGCTGTTTCAAGAAGCGGGGATCACTCCTAACTTCGTCTGCCGGGTCGACGAACCTGCCGGTATTGCAAGCCTTGTCCGCGCCGGGCTGGGCGTTGCACTTGTAGGAAATTGCGGCGGCTCCGGCTCTCCGCTGAACTTGCTGCGAATTGAGTTCCCCGTTTGCCAGCGCAATTTCCAAATTGCATGGCACGAGAAACGGTATCTGTCCCTCGCTGCGCGCAAGTTTCGTGATTTTCTCATCGGGTACTTTGATAAATCAGTGAAAGCGGGTTGA
- a CDS encoding MFS transporter, with the protein MKAAFQQQTSEKLIRILAFTLVISVMSATMFNIVLPEIALEFDLSLSQVSWVSSAFLLIYAIGTVTYGRLADTYKLKHLLTFGLLFFALGSMIGLFAQQYWTVLLGRVLQAAGAAVIPATAGIIPVRYFPPESRGRALGIAMTGLALGSGLGPVIAALLVSVVHWRWLFCMPLFTLLALPYYRKYLNDTPGNSSRIDWLGGGLLAGTVALLLLAITNQAWMPAAGCLLLFVLFMTRIHSVPDPFIKPVLFRSKRYSLGLTIAFLATGIGYSLVFLSPQLLAQVNQLEPGLVGFALVPAAAITAVLGRKGGRLADKKGNSFLFYLASALLLACFGLLSTFAGMPPVFIAIILIFGNVGQSFLSIALSNAISLSLPKEQTGVGMGLLAMLNFVSGAIAAGVYAQIVDQGASIRWNPVNSHPSAFVYSNIYLVLAVLHAGILLFYYMQFGRARHAVQKEDNLKRANREELI; encoded by the coding sequence ATGAAAGCCGCATTCCAGCAACAAACCAGCGAAAAGTTGATTCGGATTCTGGCCTTCACGCTGGTCATTTCCGTCATGAGCGCAACGATGTTCAATATTGTGCTGCCTGAAATTGCTCTAGAATTCGATTTATCCTTATCGCAGGTCAGTTGGGTGTCATCCGCCTTTTTGTTGATTTATGCGATCGGAACGGTGACCTATGGAAGGTTAGCCGATACGTATAAACTCAAACATTTGCTGACCTTCGGGCTGCTCTTCTTTGCGCTTGGCTCGATGATTGGTTTGTTCGCCCAGCAATATTGGACCGTTCTGCTCGGCAGAGTATTGCAAGCCGCAGGTGCTGCGGTTATTCCCGCTACAGCCGGCATTATCCCGGTTCGGTACTTCCCGCCGGAAAGCCGAGGGCGCGCGCTTGGCATTGCAATGACCGGTCTTGCGCTGGGCAGCGGGCTCGGTCCGGTTATCGCTGCTTTGCTCGTGAGCGTTGTTCACTGGCGATGGCTGTTCTGCATGCCGCTGTTCACGCTGCTGGCGCTGCCTTATTACCGCAAATATTTGAATGATACGCCCGGGAATTCAAGCCGGATTGACTGGCTGGGAGGCGGATTGCTTGCAGGGACTGTAGCCTTGCTGCTGCTCGCGATTACGAATCAAGCGTGGATGCCCGCCGCCGGATGCTTGCTCTTGTTCGTCCTATTTATGACAAGAATTCACTCTGTACCGGATCCGTTCATCAAGCCCGTTCTGTTCCGAAGCAAAAGATATTCGCTTGGGCTGACGATTGCATTTCTGGCGACTGGAATAGGGTATTCGCTTGTATTTCTCAGCCCGCAGCTGTTGGCGCAAGTCAACCAGCTGGAACCGGGACTGGTAGGCTTCGCACTGGTTCCGGCTGCAGCTATAACGGCGGTTTTGGGACGCAAAGGCGGCAGGCTGGCAGATAAAAAGGGCAATTCGTTTCTATTCTACTTGGCATCGGCATTGCTGCTCGCATGTTTCGGGTTATTGTCCACCTTCGCAGGCATGCCGCCAGTGTTCATCGCAATCATCCTGATCTTCGGCAATGTCGGGCAATCTTTCCTATCCATTGCGTTGTCGAACGCGATTTCTCTTTCACTGCCAAAAGAACAGACAGGCGTAGGCATGGGGTTGCTTGCGATGCTGAATTTTGTTTCCGGCGCCATTGCGGCGGGGGTTTACGCACAAATTGTCGATCAAGGCGCGAGCATACGTTGGAATCCAGTGAACTCACATCCGTCAGCGTTCGTTTACAGCAATATTTATTTGGTTCTTGCGGTTTTGCATGCGGGTATTTTGTTGTTCTATTATATGCAGTTCGGGAGAGCCAGGCATGCCGTTCAGAAAGAAGATAATTTGAAAAGAGCAAACAGGGAGGAACTCATATGA